A section of the Malus sylvestris chromosome 17, drMalSylv7.2, whole genome shotgun sequence genome encodes:
- the LOC126611269 gene encoding uncharacterized protein LOC126611269: MHPPLTLHKHPMCAQIIEEFQKCHVDHPIAKFFGECTDLKIQLDRCFRQEKAVKRKANFEQSKKLRERLQTLRKETAEISTESSVQA, from the exons ATGCATCCTCCATTAACGTTACACAAGCACCCCATGTGTGCTCAA ATCATCGAGGAGTTTCAGAAGTGTCATGTAGATCATCCTATTGCAAAATTCTTCGGTGAATGTACAGATCTCAAAATACAGCTTGACCGTTGTTTCCGACAGGAA AAAGCTGTGAAGAGGAAGGCAAACTTTGAACAGAGTAAAAAACTCCGGGAAAGGCTACAAACTTTGAGGAAGGAAACTGCCGAGATAAGCACTGAGAGTTCTGTGCAAGCTTAA
- the LOC126611268 gene encoding increased DNA methylation 3-like yields MGAENVGNRRPHSEDSGVVLTGTANAKEGNGGLVDIGESKDAYLVRVALAGLQTNRGNVKCVIQRDGKVHIQGVMNGVELLKNSSTVYHMRAQQLSSPGPFTLSFRLPGPVDPRLFSPHFQHDGILEIVVLKSSKLSKN; encoded by the exons ATGGGAGCAGAAAATGTTGGGAATCGTCGTCCACATTCGGAGGATTCGGGTGTCGTTTTGACTGGAACAGCAAATGCAAAGGAAGGTAATGGCGGTCTTGTTGACATTGGCGAGAGCAAAGATGCCTACCTTGTTCGAGTTGCACTTGCTGGCCTTCAAACGAATCGAG GTAACGTAAAATGTGTTATCCAACGTGACGGAAAGGTTCATATACAAGGAGTCATGAACGGTGTTGAGCTCTTGAAAAACTCATCAACTGTGTACCATATGAGAGCCCAGCAACTATCCTCTCCTGGACCATTTACCCTTTCTTTCAGGCTTCCTGGACCTGTTGACCCCCGTCTGTTTTCTCCTCATTTCCAGCATGATGGAATCCTTGAGATCGTCGTTCTCAAATCCAGCAAATTaagcaaaaattga
- the LOC126610797 gene encoding putative pentatricopeptide repeat-containing protein At1g09680, with the protein MALFKIPRSYLLLSSPHTYNCRYCLRFSSATTTAAATNWYSLPPTSQNEDPKLSAISHAIKNHSQSLDSSSSLRKLLPSLTARDVINLINLNPHSLSPLSLLSFFDWLCSHPTFRHTVQSYCTMAHFLCAHQMYPQALSLLRLVVSRRGKDSASSVFASILETRGTHQSNYVFDALMNAYLDSGFVSDAFQCFRLIRKNNFRIPFHVCGCLLDKMLKLNSPVVAWEYFMEILDAGFPPKVYAFNVLMHKMCKEAKIEQAQMVFDEIGKRGLRPSVVSFNTLINGYCKSGNLEEGFRLKRDMEESRTWPDVYTYSVLINGLCKECRLDDANYLFDEMCERGLVPNFVTFTTLIDGQCKNGRIDLAMEIYQKMLGRGIKPDVITYNTLINGLCKDGDLREARKLVEEMNMTGVKPDTITYTTLIDGCCKEGDLHSALEIRQGMIIQGIKLDNVAFTALISGLCREGRTLDAEKMLTEMLDSGMKPDDATYTMVIDGFCKKGNVKMGFKLLKEMQSDDYVPSVVTYNALMNGLCKLGQMKNANMLLHAMINLGVAPDDITYNILLEGHCKHGNPEDFEKLRSEKGLALDYASYTSLVSEFSKSSKDRRKR; encoded by the coding sequence CGCCAACTTCTCAAAATGAAGACCCAAAACTCTCGGCTATCTCCCACGCCATCAAAAACCACTCTCAGTCTCTCGACTCCTCCTCCTCGCTCAGAAAGCTCCTCCCTTCCCTCACAGCCCGCGATGTTATCAACCTCATCAACCTCAACCCccactctctctcccctctctctctcctctccttctTCGACTGGCTCTGTTCTCACCCCACATTTCGCCACACCGTCCAATCCTACTGCACCATGGCCCACTTCCTTTGCGCTCACCAAATGTACCCCCAAGCCCTCTCCCTCCTACGACTTGTCGTTTCTCGCAGGGGAAAGGACTCTGCGTCTTCCGTGTTCGCTTCGATTCTCGAAACTAGAGGTACCCATCAGTCCAATTATGTGTTTGATGCTTTGATGAATGCGTATTTGGATTCTGGGTTTGTTTCCGATGCGTTTCAGTGCTTTAGATTGATAAGGAAGAATAATTTTCGAATCCCATTTCATGTTTGTGGCTGTTTGCTTGATAAAATGTTGAAGTTGAACTCGCCTGTGGTGGCCTGGGAGTATTTTATGGAGATATTGGATGCTGGGTTTCCACCAAAAGTGTATGCtttcaatgttttgatgcacaAAATGTGTAAAGAGGCTAAAATTGAACAGGCTCAGatggtgtttgatgaaattgggAAGCGGGGTTTGCGCCCGAGTGTGGTTAGTTTCAATACTCTGATTAATGGGTATTGCAAATCCGGGAATCTGGAGGAGGGTTTTAGGTTGAAGAGAGATATGGAGGAGAGCAGAACATGGCCTGATGTATATACTTACAGTGTTTTGATTAATGGGTTGTGTAAGGAGTGTAGGCTGGATGATGCAAACTacttgtttgatgaaatgtgtGAGAGGGGGTTGGTTCCAAATTTTGTCACATTTACGACTTTGATTGACGGGCAGTGTAAGAATGGGAGGATTGATTTGGCAATGGAAATTTATCAGAAAATGTTGGGGAGAGGTATCAAACCAGATGTGATTACGTATAATACACTCATAAATGGCCTTTGCAAGGATGGTGATTTGAGGGAAGCTAGGAAGCTTGTTGAGGAGATGAATATGACTGGGGTGAAGCCTGACACGATCACTTATACTACACTTATTGATGGATGCTGCAAAGAAGGAGATTTACATTCGGCGCTAGAAATAAGGCAGGGAATGATTATACAAGGGATTAAGCTTGACAATGTGGCTTTCACAGCCCTTATTTCAGGATTGTGTAGAGAGGGAAGAACCCTTGACGCTGAAAAAATGTTGACGGAGATGTTAGATTCTGGCATGAAACCTGATGATGCCACGTATACAATGGTCATTGATGGGTTTTGCAAGAAGGGCAATGTTAAAATGGGTTTTAAGTTGCTCAAGGAGATGCAAAGTGATGACTATGTGCCAAGTGTTGTAACCTATAACGCTCTTATGAATGGGCTATGCAAGCTAGGACAGATGAAAAATGCTAATATGCTCTTACATGCTATGATTAATTTGGGGGTGGCTCCAGATGACATTACATACAACATTCTATTGGAAGGGCATTGCAAGCATGGAAACCCAGAGGACTTTGAAAAGCTACGGAGTGAGAAAGGGCTTGCTCTtgattatgcatcatatacttcGCTAGTTAGCGAATTCAGTAAGTCTTCCAAGGATCGTCGAAAGAGATGA